ATTCCAGAACTGCCAGCGACCTGCGCCGACAAGCAAATCTGATAAGTATACTCTGTAGTGGATCACAGCGCCGTTACGAGAACGTTACAGGCCTGTAATATTGCGATCTTCAGCTTCGCCTTTTCAGCAGGTCAGCTTCAATACGCGGGAGACGGACCTCGGAACACAGCGATGCACCCGGCGACCACCCACCCTTTCACTCACTCCAACAATCATTTTAGTTTTTCACACAGAATTGGCATGTTCGTAACGAAAAGGAAACAACTCCCCGGTAGACTCGCATTATGCCAAGCGGAGAGGAAGCAGGAACACACGCTCTTCAAACTATCACACTGAACCTGAAAGGAGGTGAAGCGCAATGACCGGATGGATCATCGAAGCGTTTCTGTTGAGCGCCATCTTGGGACTCACCTATACCCTGTTATCTGTAGGTCGCGAGTAGATCACGTGTTTGATTCGAAAGAGGAGACTCGACAGTGACGCGAACTAGTCAGACGGGAGTCGGAATGGGCATCCTTGCCCCACCGGCTTTCGTCAGGAAGTAGAGTCGGCTCCATCGCCACACCCCCTGCCCTTAACTTCATGGGCGGAAAGACCATCCGTTCATCCGATTCGGTGCACTCACCTCAAACTTCGAGAGCCTCAGGGTGAACGAAAAGGCCACTGAATATTCTGTTGTCTTCCGTTCGTGCTGAACCCATCGAAGCACACAAATCGAGTCTTCCCGCATCCAGCGGTGAGAGGGCATGACCATGATAAGAATCGGATCTTGCTGCTACCGCGACGTTGTCGCCTGAAAGCGCAAGAGGCGTGTGAAAATGACAATCACCTATCCTGATCGCAAACAATGGAACAGGCTCAGAACGAGGCTCTACATTACTACTATGTTATCTCGCACAGCAGCCCCGTCCCAACCACTAGCCCATTGTCGATCAATGGATCAGCTCACCGAGCTGGCCTTAGTCGAATAAATATTCCACAAACACTGAGCACAACGATGGCCAAGCAGGTCATGAGAGACTTTACCAGTGAGAGCCCTATTCGCAGACGAATCCCCATATGCTTTCCTCCCTATTTTACATTGAGAGACGCCGACTCGTTCCCGCTTCATCGCCCTAGAAATAAGGCTATCGCTTGCACGTCACCGTTGTATTACCGAATGGTTAATATCGTGTGACATTTCCACCCTCCATCTATTCGAAAAGTTTACGGATCTGTAATGTCTGCTTAACGCCCACGCAATAGCTCGTTGGTACTCTGGATCCAATACAACAATTACACATGGAGGATCAGATGGTCACAGTAGGAAACTTAATGCAGACAGAGCCAGTGACAGTGGAAGTAGGAACCTCGGTCGTGGAGGCCGCCAAACTCATGCGAGCCTGTAACGTCGAAAGTGTCCTGGTAACCTACCAAGCTCAGATCATCGGAATCGTGACAGAATCAGACGTGGTCAAGAAGTTCGTGGGGGTAGAGAAAACGCCCTATTTCGTACCAGTCGAAGAGATCATGAGCAGCCCAGTACCCGGCATTGAAGAGCGGCGCCCGTTGACGGAAGCAGCCGACATGATGGATAAGCATCGGACCCTCCACCTCGGTGTCACCAAAGGAGGGGCGCTCATCGGTCTGGTGTCGGTCCG
This portion of the Nitrospira sp. genome encodes:
- a CDS encoding CBS domain-containing protein, with translation MQTEPVTVEVGTSVVEAAKLMRACNVESVLVTYQAQIIGIVTESDVVKKFVGVEKTPYFVPVEEIMSSPVPGIEERRPLTEAADMMDKHRTLHLGVTKGGALIGLVSVRDFLRPVSIDEF